From one Streptomyces sp. CA-210063 genomic stretch:
- a CDS encoding DNRLRE domain-containing protein: MSVSLLQGAAEAAPQAKPAKPEAATAAADIASAKVAARLSGKRVEALSERTETSTTWVNKDGSLTTELSAGPVRFERDGTWVNVDVELRESGSGVEPVAHPNGLRLAGRTGTPATSLKAAQRSKAVDLVTLGEGSEQITLRWKGGLPEPELNGTRAEYVNAVPGADVVVEATRTGFEQYVEIKKKPATDGFSYTLPLETDGLKVRQLKNGSLQFTDRKNKKRAVMPAPVMWDSTVDKRSGEHTRRVPVSMKMVEREAGVDLVVTPDPEFLADPETKYPVTVDPSTSSLSNVFDTYVQQGETVDWSSATELDFGNPGTTNADGTPRTAQSFVSWNTSPIADALVSSAKLSLWNFHSANQTDCSPQSWEVWSSGAASTTSRWTNRPTMTAKKATSTETRGNASCTSQPDGWINADATTLAQDWASAKATRGHMGLRATSESAVAQWKRVNSANAATNPPKLVVTYNFRPKTGTKQEAGPPFFSYDGAYMVNTTTPTLRDTFVDADGDKVNGTFQIYDNATDTQVGEVIVSKYVASGSPASVTVPSGALSNGKTYKFRTNPYDGTHYNTGWSAWKTFTVDTSAPSAPAQITSTDYPAGQWVKGAGQAGTFTVTPPSADHNWLEWSLDGVTWTRVATGGAGAAKAISVTPPKNGTHTLQVRSVDKADNKSEAKEYTFHAGSGGFLQPADGERTARRLPLVAEAEGGKYDKVSFSWRRSEADAWVKIPVGDVTSGGTALTAWPVGLTGGRNAELVWNATGTVDPDGTVQIKADFTGPNSAASSTEPLTVVVDRNADGAATTETGPGSLNLLTGDYTLSETDASFFGMEMTRTASSRNPDQGAKQEGQAPIFGKEWVAGTVADDTTSDYSHIRRISDTAVDVVMSEGDAVHFTANAARTGWVPEPGAEALTLKGSVTGSFTLSDTEGSVTTFAKPGSAATTWQVSTALFDGLSNTTTKVVSETVTVAGKTLARPKRIIAPTSAVTAATCEADPATKGCRVLEFVYATATTATGTETDADFGDFTGQVKQIKLWATAPGAAAATATAVGTYRYDSAGRLRQFWDPRIGQQAETQYAYDEGRVTWYQPSGVLPYTFDYGNAGGGTAPGAGMLLSVSRPALKQGSVDATEGEAVTSVVYGVPLTGTKAPHAMGTGDVAQWGQLDAPSDATAVFPADSVPSSHDGANLTGGGYTRAEVHYLDASGRSVNTAEPGKHISTTEYDRFGNTVRELSAANRALALGTTDAQKDTLTGLGIISRPSAERAHLLSTTSLFNEAGTRELEEFGPLHRVDLTEDLKDGTTVLVKADTSVPARTWTVNEYDEGRPTDGTAKVKDQLTLKIVGARVRDYYSVMGEKRVTETQYDWAKGLPNLVIQDSGGLNLTTTAAYDAQGRITDIVPPAGTGGDAASRVTEYWAADGTGFCKGRPEWADQVCWSGPAGKITGGGSQPDEVTDSTVEYGYFGQPTRITDTANGQSRTTTRSYDDAGRPLKTTVTGGLGQAVPESTVEYDPATGQITGITSPTAGTITKAYDKLGRLISYTDADGGRTTTVYDALDRAVKVSDSVPSTVTYTYDHSVEPRGLVTKAGDSVAGDFSATYDADGSVTSEKLPGGYTLNVTEDATGAPTSRAYTRDSDGTTVYTDVVTRSAQGRTTSHSGWSDQRYGYDKAGRLTTVEDTVGQVCTKRTYAFDKRSNRTGLTTATGEVSGACPASGGTSTSHTYDSADRLVDSGYSYDAFGRTTALPGGTVDYYANDLAYRQTAGGERQTWQLDAAMRFRSWKTETGSGTTWTQTGSKVNHYGDDSDSPRWLVEDTASGAVSRNVTSVSGDLAAITGKTGDTELQFTTVHGDVALQLPLDVSQAPVVIDTDEYGNVREGGGADRYGWLGAKQRSAETPTGLLLMGARLYNPTTGRFLSVDPVTGGSCNSYEYVCGDPVNLVDLDGRMTAVALVGMAGLGVSAGTVLAVIGVGAVIAIIGLIWWKGRKWAINKVRTLWREARKSGKAKGNDVPDFAKGQRRGKGETLDGATDRVMRKGNYRPPYKKGPGSVYNKVRKYLSRN; this comes from the coding sequence ATGTCCGTGAGCCTGCTGCAGGGGGCGGCCGAGGCCGCTCCGCAGGCGAAGCCCGCCAAGCCCGAGGCGGCGACCGCCGCGGCCGACATCGCGTCGGCGAAGGTCGCGGCGCGGTTGTCGGGCAAGCGCGTGGAGGCGCTGTCGGAGCGCACCGAGACCTCGACGACCTGGGTGAACAAGGACGGCAGCCTGACCACGGAGCTGTCGGCGGGGCCGGTGCGCTTCGAGCGTGACGGCACGTGGGTGAACGTCGATGTGGAGCTGCGCGAATCGGGCAGCGGCGTGGAGCCGGTGGCGCACCCCAACGGGCTGCGGCTGGCGGGCAGGACGGGTACGCCGGCGACGTCGCTGAAGGCGGCGCAGCGGTCGAAGGCCGTCGACCTGGTGACGCTGGGCGAGGGCAGTGAGCAGATCACGCTGCGCTGGAAGGGCGGTCTGCCGGAGCCGGAACTGAACGGGACGCGTGCGGAGTACGTCAACGCGGTGCCCGGCGCGGATGTGGTGGTCGAGGCGACCCGCACCGGTTTCGAGCAGTACGTCGAGATCAAGAAGAAGCCGGCCACCGACGGGTTCTCCTACACGCTGCCGTTGGAGACCGACGGGCTGAAGGTCAGGCAGCTGAAGAACGGCAGCCTGCAGTTCACCGACAGGAAGAACAAGAAGCGGGCCGTCATGCCCGCGCCGGTGATGTGGGACTCCACCGTCGACAAGCGCTCCGGTGAGCACACCCGCCGGGTGCCGGTGTCGATGAAGATGGTCGAGAGGGAGGCGGGCGTCGACCTGGTGGTCACCCCGGACCCCGAGTTCCTCGCCGATCCCGAGACCAAGTACCCCGTGACGGTGGACCCGTCGACGTCCTCGCTGTCGAATGTCTTCGACACCTATGTGCAGCAGGGCGAGACAGTCGACTGGTCGTCCGCGACGGAGCTGGACTTCGGCAACCCGGGCACCACCAACGCCGACGGGACGCCCCGCACGGCGCAGTCCTTCGTCAGCTGGAACACCTCGCCGATCGCCGATGCCCTGGTCTCCAGCGCGAAGCTGAGCCTGTGGAACTTCCACTCGGCCAACCAGACGGACTGCTCGCCACAGTCGTGGGAGGTGTGGTCCTCCGGGGCCGCGTCGACGACCTCCCGGTGGACGAACCGTCCCACCATGACGGCGAAGAAGGCCACCTCGACCGAGACCCGCGGCAACGCCTCGTGCACGTCCCAGCCGGACGGCTGGATCAACGCCGACGCGACCACGCTGGCGCAGGACTGGGCCTCGGCCAAGGCCACCCGCGGGCACATGGGTCTGCGTGCGACGAGCGAGTCGGCCGTGGCGCAGTGGAAGCGGGTCAACTCCGCGAACGCGGCGACGAATCCGCCGAAGCTCGTCGTGACCTACAACTTCCGGCCGAAGACGGGCACCAAGCAGGAGGCCGGTCCGCCGTTCTTCTCCTACGACGGCGCCTACATGGTGAACACCACCACACCGACGCTGCGCGACACCTTCGTCGACGCCGACGGTGACAAGGTCAACGGCACCTTCCAGATCTACGACAACGCCACCGACACCCAGGTCGGCGAGGTGATCGTCTCGAAGTACGTGGCCTCCGGGTCCCCGGCGTCGGTGACCGTTCCGTCCGGGGCGCTGAGCAACGGCAAGACGTACAAGTTCCGCACCAACCCCTACGACGGGACGCACTACAACACCGGCTGGTCAGCGTGGAAGACGTTCACCGTCGACACCTCGGCCCCGTCCGCCCCGGCGCAGATCACCTCCACCGACTACCCGGCCGGCCAATGGGTCAAGGGCGCCGGACAGGCCGGCACCTTCACCGTCACCCCGCCCTCCGCGGACCACAACTGGCTGGAGTGGTCGCTGGACGGCGTGACCTGGACCAGGGTCGCCACCGGCGGCGCCGGCGCGGCCAAGGCCATCTCCGTCACCCCGCCCAAGAACGGCACCCACACCCTCCAGGTGCGGTCCGTCGACAAGGCGGACAACAAGTCGGAGGCCAAGGAGTACACCTTCCACGCCGGTTCCGGCGGCTTCCTCCAGCCGGCCGACGGCGAGCGCACCGCACGCCGGCTGCCGCTGGTCGCCGAGGCCGAGGGCGGCAAGTACGACAAGGTCTCCTTCTCCTGGCGCCGCTCCGAGGCCGACGCCTGGGTGAAGATCCCCGTCGGCGACGTCACCTCCGGCGGCACGGCGCTGACCGCCTGGCCGGTCGGGCTCACCGGCGGCAGGAACGCGGAGCTGGTCTGGAACGCCACCGGCACCGTCGACCCCGACGGCACGGTCCAGATCAAGGCCGACTTCACCGGCCCGAACTCCGCCGCCAGCAGCACCGAACCGCTGACCGTGGTCGTGGACCGCAACGCCGACGGCGCGGCCACCACCGAGACCGGTCCCGGTTCGCTGAACCTGCTCACCGGTGACTACACGCTGTCGGAGACCGACGCGTCGTTCTTCGGCATGGAGATGACACGGACCGCTTCCTCACGCAACCCCGACCAGGGCGCGAAGCAGGAGGGGCAGGCCCCGATCTTCGGCAAGGAGTGGGTCGCCGGCACCGTCGCGGACGACACCACCTCCGACTACAGCCACATCCGCAGGATCTCCGACACCGCGGTCGACGTGGTGATGTCCGAGGGCGACGCGGTGCACTTCACCGCCAACGCGGCCAGGACCGGCTGGGTGCCCGAGCCCGGTGCCGAGGCGCTCACCCTCAAGGGGAGTGTCACCGGCTCGTTCACCCTGTCGGACACCGAGGGCTCGGTGACGACGTTCGCCAAGCCCGGCTCGGCGGCCACCACATGGCAGGTCTCCACCGCCCTGTTCGACGGTCTGAGCAACACCACCACCAAGGTGGTCTCCGAGACCGTGACCGTGGCCGGCAAGACGCTGGCCCGCCCCAAGCGGATCATCGCCCCGACGTCGGCCGTCACGGCCGCCACGTGCGAGGCCGATCCGGCCACCAAGGGCTGTCGGGTACTGGAGTTCGTCTACGCCACCGCGACCACGGCGACCGGCACCGAGACCGACGCCGACTTCGGTGACTTCACCGGCCAGGTCAAGCAGATCAAACTGTGGGCCACCGCCCCCGGCGCCGCCGCCGCGACCGCGACCGCCGTGGGCACGTACCGGTACGACTCCGCCGGTCGGCTGCGCCAGTTCTGGGACCCGCGGATCGGTCAGCAGGCCGAGACCCAGTACGCCTACGACGAGGGCCGGGTCACCTGGTACCAGCCGTCGGGCGTGCTGCCGTACACCTTCGACTACGGCAACGCCGGCGGCGGCACCGCCCCCGGCGCGGGGATGCTGCTCAGTGTCTCGCGCCCGGCCCTGAAGCAGGGCTCGGTGGACGCCACCGAGGGCGAGGCGGTCACCAGCGTCGTCTACGGTGTCCCGCTCACCGGCACCAAGGCACCGCACGCCATGGGCACCGGCGATGTCGCGCAGTGGGGGCAGCTCGACGCCCCGAGCGACGCCACCGCCGTCTTCCCCGCCGACTCCGTGCCCTCGTCCCACGACGGCGCGAACCTGACCGGCGGCGGATACACACGCGCCGAGGTGCACTACCTCGACGCCTCCGGCCGCAGCGTCAACACGGCGGAGCCCGGCAAGCACATCAGCACCACCGAGTACGACCGGTTCGGCAACACCGTCCGTGAACTGAGCGCGGCCAACCGGGCGCTGGCACTCGGCACGACGGACGCGCAGAAGGACACGCTGACGGGTCTGGGCATCATCTCCCGGCCCTCGGCCGAGCGAGCCCACCTGCTCTCGACGACCTCCCTGTTCAACGAGGCCGGCACCCGCGAGCTGGAGGAGTTCGGTCCGCTGCACCGGGTGGACCTGACCGAGGACCTCAAGGACGGAACCACCGTCCTGGTCAAGGCCGACACCTCCGTGCCCGCCCGGACCTGGACGGTCAACGAGTACGACGAGGGACGGCCGACCGACGGCACGGCCAAGGTCAAGGACCAGCTGACGCTCAAGATCGTCGGCGCCCGGGTCCGCGACTACTACTCGGTCATGGGTGAGAAGCGGGTCACCGAGACCCAGTACGACTGGGCCAAGGGCCTTCCGAACCTGGTCATCCAGGACTCCGGCGGCCTGAACCTGACGACCACCGCCGCGTACGACGCACAGGGTCGGATCACCGACATCGTGCCTCCGGCCGGCACCGGCGGCGACGCCGCCTCCCGCGTCACCGAGTACTGGGCCGCCGACGGCACCGGCTTCTGCAAGGGCCGCCCCGAGTGGGCCGACCAGGTCTGCTGGAGCGGGCCCGCCGGAAAGATCACCGGAGGCGGCAGCCAGCCCGACGAGGTGACCGACTCCACCGTGGAGTACGGCTACTTCGGCCAGCCCACCAGGATCACCGACACGGCCAACGGCCAGTCGCGCACGACCACCAGGTCGTACGACGACGCGGGTCGGCCGCTGAAGACCACGGTGACCGGCGGCCTCGGCCAGGCGGTCCCGGAGTCCACCGTGGAGTACGACCCGGCGACGGGCCAGATCACCGGGATCACCTCTCCGACGGCGGGCACCATCACCAAGGCGTACGACAAGCTCGGCCGCCTCATCTCGTACACCGACGCCGACGGGGGCAGAACCACCACCGTCTACGACGCGCTCGACCGCGCGGTCAAGGTCAGTGACTCCGTCCCGTCGACCGTCACCTACACCTACGACCACAGCGTCGAGCCGCGCGGACTGGTCACCAAGGCCGGCGACTCCGTCGCCGGTGACTTTTCCGCCACGTACGACGCGGACGGTTCCGTCACCTCCGAGAAGCTGCCCGGCGGCTACACCCTGAACGTCACCGAGGACGCCACCGGCGCCCCGACCTCCAGGGCCTACACCCGGGACAGCGACGGCACCACCGTCTACACCGACGTGGTGACCCGGTCCGCCCAGGGGCGGACGACCAGCCACTCCGGCTGGTCCGACCAGCGCTACGGCTATGACAAGGCCGGGCGTCTGACCACGGTCGAGGACACCGTCGGACAGGTGTGCACCAAGCGCACGTACGCCTTCGACAAGCGTTCCAACCGCACCGGTCTGACCACCGCGACGGGCGAGGTCTCCGGCGCCTGCCCCGCCTCGGGAGGCACCAGCACCAGCCACACCTACGACAGCGCCGACCGGCTCGTCGACTCCGGCTACTCCTACGACGCCTTCGGCCGCACCACCGCCCTGCCGGGCGGCACCGTCGACTACTACGCCAACGACCTCGCCTACCGGCAGACCGCGGGCGGCGAGCGGCAGACCTGGCAGCTCGACGCGGCCATGCGTTTCCGCTCCTGGAAGACCGAGACCGGCAGTGGCACCACCTGGACGCAGACCGGGTCCAAGGTCAACCACTACGGCGACGACAGCGACAGCCCCCGCTGGCTCGTCGAGGACACCGCGAGCGGAGCCGTCAGCCGCAACGTGACGTCCGTCTCCGGCGACCTGGCCGCGATCACCGGCAAGACCGGTGACACGGAGCTGCAGTTCACGACCGTCCACGGCGACGTGGCGCTCCAGCTCCCGCTGGACGTGAGCCAGGCGCCCGTCGTCATCGACACGGACGAGTACGGCAACGTCCGCGAGGGCGGCGGCGCCGACCGCTACGGCTGGCTCGGTGCCAAGCAGCGCTCCGCCGAGACCCCCACCGGTCTCCTCCTGATGGGAGCGCGCCTCTACAACCCCACCACCGGCCGCTTCCTGTCCGTCGACCCCGTCACGGGCGGCAGCTGCAACAGCTACGAGTACGTCTGCGGTGACCCCGTCAACCTGGTCGACCTCGACGGCAGGATGACAGCGGTCGCCCTGGTCGGCATGGCCGGACTCGGCGTCAGCGCCGGAACGGTTCTCGCCGTGATCGGTGTGGGCGCGGTCATCGCGATCATCGGCCTGATCTGGTGGAAGGGCAGGAAGTGGGCCATCAACAAGGTCCGCACCCTGTGGCGGGAGGCCCGCAAATCCGGGAAGGCGAAGGGAAACGACGTACCCGACTTCGCCAAGGGCCAGCGCAGAGGAAAGGGCGAAACGCTCGACGGCGCTACCGACCGGGTCATGAGGAAGGGCAACTACAGGCCCCCGTACAAAAAGGGACCGGGGTCGGTCTACAACAAGGTCCGCAAGTATCTCTCCCGCAACTGA
- a CDS encoding DUF7336 domain-containing protein, whose protein sequence is MDGQSRVYLLWHVRHAEPTDGSEIRHFAADDDFWADEEEGDDVKLLGVYSSRDKAQERIVRARVLPGFRDEPKCFYIEEFTVDADEWKDGFVTVMTGGEGSEGPEETG, encoded by the coding sequence ATGGACGGACAGAGCCGGGTTTACCTGCTGTGGCATGTCAGGCACGCCGAGCCGACCGATGGGTCGGAGATCCGGCACTTCGCCGCGGACGACGACTTCTGGGCCGACGAGGAGGAGGGGGACGACGTCAAACTCCTGGGCGTCTACTCCAGCCGCGACAAGGCCCAGGAACGTATCGTCCGTGCACGCGTGCTTCCGGGTTTCCGTGACGAACCGAAGTGCTTCTACATCGAGGAGTTCACGGTGGACGCCGACGAGTGGAAGGACGGCTTCGTGACCGTCATGACCGGTGGTGAGGGCTCCGAGGGGCCGGAGGAGACGGGCTGA